The genomic segment CCCGGACTCGTCCTTATGCGCTCACGTCCGAGCACCGAGCCGCATCTCGACAGGCTGATCCGCCGCGATCAGCTCGAGGCGGTGCGCGCCAGCGTGCAGCAGGCTCTGCCCGTCAACGTGCTTCTCGGTTTGGCCGGCTTCCTGGTCGCCCTGCATTCCGGGCACGGCGCCCTCGGCGCCCTCTGGTTTTCCGCCTCCACCGCCTTCAACGGCTTGCGCTTTGGGTTGTGCCGCGCGCCCTGTGCGGGGCTGGCGATGTCCCCCGGCCGGGCTCCGATCTCTGAAGAGGCTGCGGCCCGCTCGATCGACCGGCACCTGTGGCTGGCCTGCCTCGCCGCGCTCCTCTCCGGCTCTGTCTGGGCTCTCCTGCCGCTCCTGTGCGACGGCTACACCTCGGCGCAGACGCTGTTCTATCTCACCGTCACCTGCGGGATCACGGCCGGCGCGGTGACCCACGGCATCGCCTACGCGCGGATCCCGATCTGCTTCATCACGCCGCCGCTCGTCTCGGTCGCGGGGTGCCTGCTCGCCGTCGGCGGTTTCGACCAGACCTGCCTCGCGGCCACCGTACTGCTGTACCTGGCCGCCCTGATCCGCAGCTCGATCGCGACCGAGCGGGGATTCCGGGAGACCAGCCGCCTGAAGAACGAGGCGACCGCGCTCGCCGAGGCGCGCAAGGCCGCCCATGCCAGCGCGAGCGCCCTGGCGGAGGAAATGCGCGAGCGCGCGACGCATGACGGGCTGACCGGCCTCCTGAACCGCGCGGGCTTCATCCAGCGGGCGGAGGAGCAACTGGCGGCGGGGGCATCGGTCTGCCTGATGCTGCTCGACCTCGACGGCTTCAAGTCGGTCAACGACGTCTACGGCCACTCCACCGGGGACCGCGTTCTCGCCGAGGTCGCCCGCCGCATCCGCGTCGCCGTGCCGGTGGATTGCGATGCCGCGCGTCTCGGGGGAGACGAGTTCGCCCTCGTCTACGACACTGCCCGGGTGATCGAGAGCCCGGCCGCCCTCGCGGAGCGCCTGATCCGGACCGTGGCCCAACCGTTCGAGAGCTTCGATACGGGTCGGCTGGGCATGAGCATCGGCATCTGTCACCGTCCGTCGGACAGCCTGACACATCTGCTGAGTTGCGCCGACGAGGCGCTCTATGCCGCCAAGCATTCGGGCCGCAATCACTTCCGCCTGTTCGACGACGGACTCAGCACGCGCCTGGAGATGCGGCGCGACTGCGAGCGCGACCTCTCGCAGGCCCTGGCCGAGGGAGAGCTGGAGGTGTGGTTCCAGCCGATCTTCGGCCCGGACGGTCGCAGCGTCACTAAT from the Methylorubrum extorquens genome contains:
- a CDS encoding putative diguanylate cyclase/phosphodiesterase, GGDEF and EAL domains (Evidence 3 : Putative function from multiple computational evidences; Product type e : enzyme), with product MRSRPSTEPHLDRLIRRDQLEAVRASVQQALPVNVLLGLAGFLVALHSGHGALGALWFSASTAFNGLRFGLCRAPCAGLAMSPGRAPISEEAAARSIDRHLWLACLAALLSGSVWALLPLLCDGYTSAQTLFYLTVTCGITAGAVTHGIAYARIPICFITPPLVSVAGCLLAVGGFDQTCLAATVLLYLAALIRSSIATERGFRETSRLKNEATALAEARKAAHASASALAEEMRERATHDGLTGLLNRAGFIQRAEEQLAAGASVCLMLLDLDGFKSVNDVYGHSTGDRVLAEVARRIRVAVPVDCDAARLGGDEFALVYDTARVIESPAALAERLIRTVAQPFESFDTGRLGMSIGICHRPSDSLTHLLSCADEALYAAKHSGRNHFRLFDDGLSTRLEMRRDCERDLSQALAEGELEVWFQPIFGPDGRSVTNLEALVRWHHPVHGWVPPADLISAAAMAGLTESLLRFILEQVCAMLCALRTRGLHDLSVAMNVSPREMAQIAVDEIVLGRLRVLGLPATALEIEITEETALDIEAVQGKLLALSRAGIRMALDDFGTGYSSLASVRQLRADRVKIDRSLVTGLSEAEDKRGLVQAVLGLGRALGLEVVAEGIETADDLATLQAMGCPFMQGYHLGRPQPRDDVLRFLDARPRADVQALRLREA